From one Solanum lycopersicum chromosome 12, SLM_r2.1 genomic stretch:
- the LOC101263889 gene encoding uncharacterized protein isoform X4, with the protein MASEIQKHSSGQGMGRTSSQELREKEKEVKDKIFQAAMANKWRTVKHLYTDKEFVQFVHELKLTRSEETALHLAITAYHPDRDDSLQHPHFTCIKEMIDDIPEENRLRTLKLKNDKGNTPLHLAAELGSVKIIECLKCCVNQKERGIDLCRRKDGDNILHAAISGEYFDLAFQIIHHYGQLVNYYNAEGMSPLHFLSRMPQVFKSGSHFRSIDSIIYYCTNIEELELMTYKAKDKEDSHSKLKWNLPENYQTMVEFFELLWNGTLKTLRYLNRTYFGNRLYFGNQEDPSKNTTGATNENQGKKSQDTTGATNENQGKKSQDTTGATNDNQGKKSQGHQNNQQYDVENPPIQAERKRSRKLFPDNYTIFIEFLKCIMKILLIVLGIGLQRTKKLEERKKQHTWGVQIMKLMIEKEERYKSYESTGGEPEDRPNNQIGAPPPAPPSDVENEDSNTAQIEQPPTSSTDKKIDDLKSVLNTDRSKTKETPLLVASKMGIVEMVQTILKKFPIAIQDTDSNDKNILLLAVEHRQTNVYNWLTGEKYPEYVFYHVDNHGNNAVHLAAMYQKLEVWRIPGSALQLQGERKWYKYVKHTLPRQSYVRYNNKGQTPRQIFIETHANLLSDGTQWLVTTANSFSLVAALIATVAFATSSTIPGGADDNGHPHLKNQPAFDVFSVTSLISLCFSVTALVFFLAILTSRCRHNDFEKDLPRKLLLGLTSLFASITAILISFCAAHFFVLRDKYRNAAIPIYGATCIPVVFFAFNQFPLYVDLIRSYIQKLPLRSYKVFYTDSSEATSSDQKKEGKEKND; encoded by the exons ATGGCCTCAGAAATTCAAAAACATTCATCAGGACAAGGAATGGGAAGGACTTCTTCACAGGAGCTGCGCGAAAAGGAGAAAGaagttaaagataaaatatttcaagCAGCTATGGCGAATAAGTGGAGAACAGTTAAGCATCTGTACACCGACAAGGAGTTTGTGCAGTTTGTGCATGAATTAAAACTCACTCGATCTGAAGAGACTGCTCTTCACTTAGCTATCACTGCTTACCATCCAGATCGAGACGACTCTTTACAGCAtcctcattttacttgtatcAAGGAAATGATAGATGACATACCAGAGGAAAATCGACTACGTACCTTAAAGCTGAAGAATGATAAAGGGAACACACCTCTTCACCTTGCAGCAGAACTCGGGAGTGTCAAGATTATTGAGTGTTTG AAGTGTTGCGTAAATCAAAAAGAACGTGGTATTGATCTTTGTAGGAGGAAAGATGGGGATAACATTCTACACGCCGCCATCTCTGGCGAGTACTTCG ATCTGGCTTTTCAGATAATACATCACTACGGGCAACTTGTCAACTATTACAACGCAGAGGGAATGTCTCCCCTACACTTCCTTTCCAGGATGCCTCAAGTATTCAAAAGTGGCAGCCATTTTCGGTCCATAGATAGCATCATCTACTACT GCACAAATATCGAAGAGCTAGAGTTAATGACATATAAAGCTAAAGATAAAGAAGATTCACATAGTAAGCTTAAATGGAATCTCCCAGAGAACTACCAAACAATGGTGGAGTTCTTTGAACTACTTTGGAATGGGACATTGAAAACTCTAC GTTATCTTAACCGAACATACTTTGGGAATCGACTTTACTTTGGGAATCAAGAAGACCCGTCTAAAA ATACTACAGGAGCAACTAATGAGAATCAAGGCAAGAAGTCTCAAG ATACTACAGGTGCAACTAATGAGAATCAAGGCAAGAAGTCTCAAG ATACTACAGGAGCAACTAATGATAATCAAGGCAAGAAGTCTCAAG GCCATCAAAATAATCAGCAATATGACGTCGAGAATCCCCCAATTCAAG CTGAAAGGAAGAGAAGCCGCAAGTTGTTTCCAGACAATTACACCATCTTTATCGAGTTCCTCAAATGTATAATGAAGATTTTACTTATTGTATTGGGTATTG GACTCCAAAGGACAAAAAAACTAGAGGAAAGGAAAAAGCAACATACATGGGGAGTTCAAATTATGAAGTTGATGATTGAGAAAGAAGAACGTTACAAATCCTATGAAAGTACTGGGGGGGAGCCAGAAGATAGGCCCAATAACCAAATTGGAGCACCTCCTCCAGCACCCCCTTCAGATGTTGAAAATGAAGACAGTAACACTGCACAGATCGAGCAACCACCAACTTCAAGCACAGATAAGAAGATAGATGATCTCAAGTCTG TTCTAAATACAGATAGGTCCAAGACCAAGGAGACACCCCTATTAGTGGCATCAAAGATGGGTATTGTAGAGATGGTACAGACGATCCTCAAAAAGTTCCCAATAGCCATTCAAGATACGGACTCTAACGACAAGAACATACTGCTTTTGGCTGTAGAGCACAGGCAGACAAATGTCTATAATTGGTTAACAGGAGAAAAGTATCCAGAGTACGTGTTTTATCATGTGGACAACCATGGAAACAATGCAGTGCACCTAGCTGCAATGTATCAGAAGCTCGAGGTGTGGCGCATCCCTGGTAGTGCTCTACAGTTGCAAGGTGAAAGGAAGTGGTACAAG TATGTGAAGCACACTTTGCCACGACAATCATATGTTCGTTATAACAATAAAGGTCAGACACCAAGACAGATCTTCATAGAGACACATGCAAATTTACTCAGTGATGGAACTCAATGGCTCGTCACAACTGCCAATTCATTCTCTCTCGTAGCAGCACTGATTGCTACTGTTGCCTTTGCTACATCTTCCACAATCCCAGGCGGAGCAGATGATAACGGCCATCCACACTTAAAAAATCAGCCTGCTTTTGACGTGTTCTCTGTAACATCACTAATTTCTCTTTGCTTCTCTGTCACAGCTCTAGTGTTTTTCTTGGCTATCCTCACATCTCGATGCCGACACAATGATTTCGAGAAAGACTTGCCAAGAAAGTTGCTCCTTGGATTAACTTCGCTTTTTGCATCAATAACTGCTATCTTGATCTCATTCTGTGCTGCACATTTCTTTGTCCTCCGGGATAAATACAGGAATGCGGCAATTCCAATATACGGGGCAACATGCATACCTGTGGTGTTTTTTGCATTTAATCAGTTCCCTCTCTATGTTGATCTTATAAGGTCATACATCCAAAAGCTACCACTTCGTAGCTATAAGGTGTTTTATACTGATTCCTCAGAAGCAACTAGCTCAGATCAAAAGAAAGaaggtaaagaaaagaatgattGA
- the LOC101263889 gene encoding uncharacterized protein isoform X1: MASEIQKHSSGQGMGRTSSQELREKEKEVKDKIFQAAMANKWRTVKHLYTDKEFVQFVHELKLTRSEETALHLAITAYHPDRDDSLQHPHFTCIKEMIDDIPEENRLRTLKLKNDKGNTPLHLAAELGSVKIIECLVNPSDSDLIRETNSKGETPLFVAAYRGKLKAFLYLQKCCVNQKERGIDLCRRKDGDNILHAAISGEYFDLAFQIIHHYGQLVNYYNAEGMSPLHFLSRMPQVFKSGSHFRSIDSIIYYCTNIEELELMTYKAKDKEDSHSKLKWNLPENYQTMVEFFELLWNGTLKTLRYLNRTYFGNRLYFGNQEDPSKNTTGATNENQGKKSQDTTGATNENQGKKSQDTTGATNDNQGKKSQGHQNNQQYDVENPPIQAERKRSRKLFPDNYTIFIEFLKCIMKILLIVLGIGLQRTKKLEERKKQHTWGVQIMKLMIEKEERYKSYESTGGEPEDRPNNQIGAPPPAPPSDVENEDSNTAQIEQPPTSSTDKKIDDLKSVLNTDRSKTKETPLLVASKMGIVEMVQTILKKFPIAIQDTDSNDKNILLLAVEHRQTNVYNWLTGEKYPEYVFYHVDNHGNNAVHLAAMYQKLEVWRIPGSALQLQGERKWYKYVKHTLPRQSYVRYNNKGQTPRQIFIETHANLLSDGTQWLVTTANSFSLVAALIATVAFATSSTIPGGADDNGHPHLKNQPAFDVFSVTSLISLCFSVTALVFFLAILTSRCRHNDFEKDLPRKLLLGLTSLFASITAILISFCAAHFFVLRDKYRNAAIPIYGATCIPVVFFAFNQFPLYVDLIRSYIQKLPLRSYKVFYTDSSEATSSDQKKEGKEKND, translated from the exons ATGGCCTCAGAAATTCAAAAACATTCATCAGGACAAGGAATGGGAAGGACTTCTTCACAGGAGCTGCGCGAAAAGGAGAAAGaagttaaagataaaatatttcaagCAGCTATGGCGAATAAGTGGAGAACAGTTAAGCATCTGTACACCGACAAGGAGTTTGTGCAGTTTGTGCATGAATTAAAACTCACTCGATCTGAAGAGACTGCTCTTCACTTAGCTATCACTGCTTACCATCCAGATCGAGACGACTCTTTACAGCAtcctcattttacttgtatcAAGGAAATGATAGATGACATACCAGAGGAAAATCGACTACGTACCTTAAAGCTGAAGAATGATAAAGGGAACACACCTCTTCACCTTGCAGCAGAACTCGGGAGTGTCAAGATTATTGAGTGTTTGGTAAACCCATCAGACTCTGATCTCATCAGGGAGACCAATTCAAAAGGGGAAACCCCCTTATTTGTAGCAGCTTACCGTGGCAAACTAAAAGCTTTTCTCTACCTACAGAAGTGTTGCGTAAATCAAAAAGAACGTGGTATTGATCTTTGTAGGAGGAAAGATGGGGATAACATTCTACACGCCGCCATCTCTGGCGAGTACTTCG ATCTGGCTTTTCAGATAATACATCACTACGGGCAACTTGTCAACTATTACAACGCAGAGGGAATGTCTCCCCTACACTTCCTTTCCAGGATGCCTCAAGTATTCAAAAGTGGCAGCCATTTTCGGTCCATAGATAGCATCATCTACTACT GCACAAATATCGAAGAGCTAGAGTTAATGACATATAAAGCTAAAGATAAAGAAGATTCACATAGTAAGCTTAAATGGAATCTCCCAGAGAACTACCAAACAATGGTGGAGTTCTTTGAACTACTTTGGAATGGGACATTGAAAACTCTAC GTTATCTTAACCGAACATACTTTGGGAATCGACTTTACTTTGGGAATCAAGAAGACCCGTCTAAAA ATACTACAGGAGCAACTAATGAGAATCAAGGCAAGAAGTCTCAAG ATACTACAGGTGCAACTAATGAGAATCAAGGCAAGAAGTCTCAAG ATACTACAGGAGCAACTAATGATAATCAAGGCAAGAAGTCTCAAG GCCATCAAAATAATCAGCAATATGACGTCGAGAATCCCCCAATTCAAG CTGAAAGGAAGAGAAGCCGCAAGTTGTTTCCAGACAATTACACCATCTTTATCGAGTTCCTCAAATGTATAATGAAGATTTTACTTATTGTATTGGGTATTG GACTCCAAAGGACAAAAAAACTAGAGGAAAGGAAAAAGCAACATACATGGGGAGTTCAAATTATGAAGTTGATGATTGAGAAAGAAGAACGTTACAAATCCTATGAAAGTACTGGGGGGGAGCCAGAAGATAGGCCCAATAACCAAATTGGAGCACCTCCTCCAGCACCCCCTTCAGATGTTGAAAATGAAGACAGTAACACTGCACAGATCGAGCAACCACCAACTTCAAGCACAGATAAGAAGATAGATGATCTCAAGTCTG TTCTAAATACAGATAGGTCCAAGACCAAGGAGACACCCCTATTAGTGGCATCAAAGATGGGTATTGTAGAGATGGTACAGACGATCCTCAAAAAGTTCCCAATAGCCATTCAAGATACGGACTCTAACGACAAGAACATACTGCTTTTGGCTGTAGAGCACAGGCAGACAAATGTCTATAATTGGTTAACAGGAGAAAAGTATCCAGAGTACGTGTTTTATCATGTGGACAACCATGGAAACAATGCAGTGCACCTAGCTGCAATGTATCAGAAGCTCGAGGTGTGGCGCATCCCTGGTAGTGCTCTACAGTTGCAAGGTGAAAGGAAGTGGTACAAG TATGTGAAGCACACTTTGCCACGACAATCATATGTTCGTTATAACAATAAAGGTCAGACACCAAGACAGATCTTCATAGAGACACATGCAAATTTACTCAGTGATGGAACTCAATGGCTCGTCACAACTGCCAATTCATTCTCTCTCGTAGCAGCACTGATTGCTACTGTTGCCTTTGCTACATCTTCCACAATCCCAGGCGGAGCAGATGATAACGGCCATCCACACTTAAAAAATCAGCCTGCTTTTGACGTGTTCTCTGTAACATCACTAATTTCTCTTTGCTTCTCTGTCACAGCTCTAGTGTTTTTCTTGGCTATCCTCACATCTCGATGCCGACACAATGATTTCGAGAAAGACTTGCCAAGAAAGTTGCTCCTTGGATTAACTTCGCTTTTTGCATCAATAACTGCTATCTTGATCTCATTCTGTGCTGCACATTTCTTTGTCCTCCGGGATAAATACAGGAATGCGGCAATTCCAATATACGGGGCAACATGCATACCTGTGGTGTTTTTTGCATTTAATCAGTTCCCTCTCTATGTTGATCTTATAAGGTCATACATCCAAAAGCTACCACTTCGTAGCTATAAGGTGTTTTATACTGATTCCTCAGAAGCAACTAGCTCAGATCAAAAGAAAGaaggtaaagaaaagaatgattGA
- the LOC101263889 gene encoding uncharacterized protein isoform X3, whose amino-acid sequence MASEIQKHSSGQGMGRTSSQELREKEKEVKDKIFQAAMANKWRTVKHLYTDKEFVQFVHELKLTRSEETALHLAITAYHPDRDDSLQHPHFTCIKEMIDDIPEENRLRTLKLKNDKGNTPLHLAAELGSVKIIECLVNPSDSDLIRETNSKGETPLFVAAYRGKLKAFLYLQKCCVNQKERGIDLCRRKDGDNILHAAISGEYFDLAFQIIHHYGQLVNYYNAEGMSPLHFLSRMPQVFKSGSHFRSIDSIIYYCTNIEELELMTYKAKDKEDSHSKLKWNLPENYQTMVEFFELLWNGTLKTLRYLNRTYFGNRLYFGNQEDPSKNTTGATNENQGKKSQDTTGATNDNQGKKSQGHQNNQQYDVENPPIQAERKRSRKLFPDNYTIFIEFLKCIMKILLIVLGIGLQRTKKLEERKKQHTWGVQIMKLMIEKEERYKSYESTGGEPEDRPNNQIGAPPPAPPSDVENEDSNTAQIEQPPTSSTDKKIDDLKSVLNTDRSKTKETPLLVASKMGIVEMVQTILKKFPIAIQDTDSNDKNILLLAVEHRQTNVYNWLTGEKYPEYVFYHVDNHGNNAVHLAAMYQKLEVWRIPGSALQLQGERKWYKYVKHTLPRQSYVRYNNKGQTPRQIFIETHANLLSDGTQWLVTTANSFSLVAALIATVAFATSSTIPGGADDNGHPHLKNQPAFDVFSVTSLISLCFSVTALVFFLAILTSRCRHNDFEKDLPRKLLLGLTSLFASITAILISFCAAHFFVLRDKYRNAAIPIYGATCIPVVFFAFNQFPLYVDLIRSYIQKLPLRSYKVFYTDSSEATSSDQKKEGKEKND is encoded by the exons ATGGCCTCAGAAATTCAAAAACATTCATCAGGACAAGGAATGGGAAGGACTTCTTCACAGGAGCTGCGCGAAAAGGAGAAAGaagttaaagataaaatatttcaagCAGCTATGGCGAATAAGTGGAGAACAGTTAAGCATCTGTACACCGACAAGGAGTTTGTGCAGTTTGTGCATGAATTAAAACTCACTCGATCTGAAGAGACTGCTCTTCACTTAGCTATCACTGCTTACCATCCAGATCGAGACGACTCTTTACAGCAtcctcattttacttgtatcAAGGAAATGATAGATGACATACCAGAGGAAAATCGACTACGTACCTTAAAGCTGAAGAATGATAAAGGGAACACACCTCTTCACCTTGCAGCAGAACTCGGGAGTGTCAAGATTATTGAGTGTTTGGTAAACCCATCAGACTCTGATCTCATCAGGGAGACCAATTCAAAAGGGGAAACCCCCTTATTTGTAGCAGCTTACCGTGGCAAACTAAAAGCTTTTCTCTACCTACAGAAGTGTTGCGTAAATCAAAAAGAACGTGGTATTGATCTTTGTAGGAGGAAAGATGGGGATAACATTCTACACGCCGCCATCTCTGGCGAGTACTTCG ATCTGGCTTTTCAGATAATACATCACTACGGGCAACTTGTCAACTATTACAACGCAGAGGGAATGTCTCCCCTACACTTCCTTTCCAGGATGCCTCAAGTATTCAAAAGTGGCAGCCATTTTCGGTCCATAGATAGCATCATCTACTACT GCACAAATATCGAAGAGCTAGAGTTAATGACATATAAAGCTAAAGATAAAGAAGATTCACATAGTAAGCTTAAATGGAATCTCCCAGAGAACTACCAAACAATGGTGGAGTTCTTTGAACTACTTTGGAATGGGACATTGAAAACTCTAC GTTATCTTAACCGAACATACTTTGGGAATCGACTTTACTTTGGGAATCAAGAAGACCCGTCTAAAA ATACTACAGGAGCAACTAATGAGAATCAAGGCAAGAAGTCTCAAG ATACTACAGGAGCAACTAATGATAATCAAGGCAAGAAGTCTCAAG GCCATCAAAATAATCAGCAATATGACGTCGAGAATCCCCCAATTCAAG CTGAAAGGAAGAGAAGCCGCAAGTTGTTTCCAGACAATTACACCATCTTTATCGAGTTCCTCAAATGTATAATGAAGATTTTACTTATTGTATTGGGTATTG GACTCCAAAGGACAAAAAAACTAGAGGAAAGGAAAAAGCAACATACATGGGGAGTTCAAATTATGAAGTTGATGATTGAGAAAGAAGAACGTTACAAATCCTATGAAAGTACTGGGGGGGAGCCAGAAGATAGGCCCAATAACCAAATTGGAGCACCTCCTCCAGCACCCCCTTCAGATGTTGAAAATGAAGACAGTAACACTGCACAGATCGAGCAACCACCAACTTCAAGCACAGATAAGAAGATAGATGATCTCAAGTCTG TTCTAAATACAGATAGGTCCAAGACCAAGGAGACACCCCTATTAGTGGCATCAAAGATGGGTATTGTAGAGATGGTACAGACGATCCTCAAAAAGTTCCCAATAGCCATTCAAGATACGGACTCTAACGACAAGAACATACTGCTTTTGGCTGTAGAGCACAGGCAGACAAATGTCTATAATTGGTTAACAGGAGAAAAGTATCCAGAGTACGTGTTTTATCATGTGGACAACCATGGAAACAATGCAGTGCACCTAGCTGCAATGTATCAGAAGCTCGAGGTGTGGCGCATCCCTGGTAGTGCTCTACAGTTGCAAGGTGAAAGGAAGTGGTACAAG TATGTGAAGCACACTTTGCCACGACAATCATATGTTCGTTATAACAATAAAGGTCAGACACCAAGACAGATCTTCATAGAGACACATGCAAATTTACTCAGTGATGGAACTCAATGGCTCGTCACAACTGCCAATTCATTCTCTCTCGTAGCAGCACTGATTGCTACTGTTGCCTTTGCTACATCTTCCACAATCCCAGGCGGAGCAGATGATAACGGCCATCCACACTTAAAAAATCAGCCTGCTTTTGACGTGTTCTCTGTAACATCACTAATTTCTCTTTGCTTCTCTGTCACAGCTCTAGTGTTTTTCTTGGCTATCCTCACATCTCGATGCCGACACAATGATTTCGAGAAAGACTTGCCAAGAAAGTTGCTCCTTGGATTAACTTCGCTTTTTGCATCAATAACTGCTATCTTGATCTCATTCTGTGCTGCACATTTCTTTGTCCTCCGGGATAAATACAGGAATGCGGCAATTCCAATATACGGGGCAACATGCATACCTGTGGTGTTTTTTGCATTTAATCAGTTCCCTCTCTATGTTGATCTTATAAGGTCATACATCCAAAAGCTACCACTTCGTAGCTATAAGGTGTTTTATACTGATTCCTCAGAAGCAACTAGCTCAGATCAAAAGAAAGaaggtaaagaaaagaatgattGA
- the LOC101263889 gene encoding uncharacterized protein isoform X2, which yields MASEIQKHSSGQGMGRTSSQELREKEKEVKDKIFQAAMANKWRTVKHLYTDKEFVQFVHELKLTRSEETALHLAITAYHPDRDDSLQHPHFTCIKEMIDDIPEENRLRTLKLKNDKGNTPLHLAAELGSVKIIECLVNPSDSDLIRETNSKGETPLFVAAYRGKLKAFLYLQKCCVNQKERGIDLCRRKDGDNILHAAISGEYFDLAFQIIHHYGQLVNYYNAEGMSPLHFLSRMPQVFKSGSHFRSIDSIIYYCTNIEELELMTYKAKDKEDSHSKLKWNLPENYQTMVEFFELLWNGTLKTLRYLNRTYFGNRLYFGNQEDPSKNTTGATNENQGKKSQDTTGATNENQGKKSQDTTGATNDNQGKKSQGHQNNQQYDVENPPIQAERKRSRKLFPDNYTIFIEFLKCIMKILLIVLGIGLQRTKKLEERKKQHTWGVQIMKLMIEKEERYKSYESTGGEPEDRPNNQIGAPPPAPPSDVENEDSNTAQIEQPPTSSTDKKIDDLKSDRSKTKETPLLVASKMGIVEMVQTILKKFPIAIQDTDSNDKNILLLAVEHRQTNVYNWLTGEKYPEYVFYHVDNHGNNAVHLAAMYQKLEVWRIPGSALQLQGERKWYKYVKHTLPRQSYVRYNNKGQTPRQIFIETHANLLSDGTQWLVTTANSFSLVAALIATVAFATSSTIPGGADDNGHPHLKNQPAFDVFSVTSLISLCFSVTALVFFLAILTSRCRHNDFEKDLPRKLLLGLTSLFASITAILISFCAAHFFVLRDKYRNAAIPIYGATCIPVVFFAFNQFPLYVDLIRSYIQKLPLRSYKVFYTDSSEATSSDQKKEGKEKND from the exons ATGGCCTCAGAAATTCAAAAACATTCATCAGGACAAGGAATGGGAAGGACTTCTTCACAGGAGCTGCGCGAAAAGGAGAAAGaagttaaagataaaatatttcaagCAGCTATGGCGAATAAGTGGAGAACAGTTAAGCATCTGTACACCGACAAGGAGTTTGTGCAGTTTGTGCATGAATTAAAACTCACTCGATCTGAAGAGACTGCTCTTCACTTAGCTATCACTGCTTACCATCCAGATCGAGACGACTCTTTACAGCAtcctcattttacttgtatcAAGGAAATGATAGATGACATACCAGAGGAAAATCGACTACGTACCTTAAAGCTGAAGAATGATAAAGGGAACACACCTCTTCACCTTGCAGCAGAACTCGGGAGTGTCAAGATTATTGAGTGTTTGGTAAACCCATCAGACTCTGATCTCATCAGGGAGACCAATTCAAAAGGGGAAACCCCCTTATTTGTAGCAGCTTACCGTGGCAAACTAAAAGCTTTTCTCTACCTACAGAAGTGTTGCGTAAATCAAAAAGAACGTGGTATTGATCTTTGTAGGAGGAAAGATGGGGATAACATTCTACACGCCGCCATCTCTGGCGAGTACTTCG ATCTGGCTTTTCAGATAATACATCACTACGGGCAACTTGTCAACTATTACAACGCAGAGGGAATGTCTCCCCTACACTTCCTTTCCAGGATGCCTCAAGTATTCAAAAGTGGCAGCCATTTTCGGTCCATAGATAGCATCATCTACTACT GCACAAATATCGAAGAGCTAGAGTTAATGACATATAAAGCTAAAGATAAAGAAGATTCACATAGTAAGCTTAAATGGAATCTCCCAGAGAACTACCAAACAATGGTGGAGTTCTTTGAACTACTTTGGAATGGGACATTGAAAACTCTAC GTTATCTTAACCGAACATACTTTGGGAATCGACTTTACTTTGGGAATCAAGAAGACCCGTCTAAAA ATACTACAGGAGCAACTAATGAGAATCAAGGCAAGAAGTCTCAAG ATACTACAGGTGCAACTAATGAGAATCAAGGCAAGAAGTCTCAAG ATACTACAGGAGCAACTAATGATAATCAAGGCAAGAAGTCTCAAG GCCATCAAAATAATCAGCAATATGACGTCGAGAATCCCCCAATTCAAG CTGAAAGGAAGAGAAGCCGCAAGTTGTTTCCAGACAATTACACCATCTTTATCGAGTTCCTCAAATGTATAATGAAGATTTTACTTATTGTATTGGGTATTG GACTCCAAAGGACAAAAAAACTAGAGGAAAGGAAAAAGCAACATACATGGGGAGTTCAAATTATGAAGTTGATGATTGAGAAAGAAGAACGTTACAAATCCTATGAAAGTACTGGGGGGGAGCCAGAAGATAGGCCCAATAACCAAATTGGAGCACCTCCTCCAGCACCCCCTTCAGATGTTGAAAATGAAGACAGTAACACTGCACAGATCGAGCAACCACCAACTTCAAGCACAGATAAGAAGATAGATGATCTCAAGTCTG ATAGGTCCAAGACCAAGGAGACACCCCTATTAGTGGCATCAAAGATGGGTATTGTAGAGATGGTACAGACGATCCTCAAAAAGTTCCCAATAGCCATTCAAGATACGGACTCTAACGACAAGAACATACTGCTTTTGGCTGTAGAGCACAGGCAGACAAATGTCTATAATTGGTTAACAGGAGAAAAGTATCCAGAGTACGTGTTTTATCATGTGGACAACCATGGAAACAATGCAGTGCACCTAGCTGCAATGTATCAGAAGCTCGAGGTGTGGCGCATCCCTGGTAGTGCTCTACAGTTGCAAGGTGAAAGGAAGTGGTACAAG TATGTGAAGCACACTTTGCCACGACAATCATATGTTCGTTATAACAATAAAGGTCAGACACCAAGACAGATCTTCATAGAGACACATGCAAATTTACTCAGTGATGGAACTCAATGGCTCGTCACAACTGCCAATTCATTCTCTCTCGTAGCAGCACTGATTGCTACTGTTGCCTTTGCTACATCTTCCACAATCCCAGGCGGAGCAGATGATAACGGCCATCCACACTTAAAAAATCAGCCTGCTTTTGACGTGTTCTCTGTAACATCACTAATTTCTCTTTGCTTCTCTGTCACAGCTCTAGTGTTTTTCTTGGCTATCCTCACATCTCGATGCCGACACAATGATTTCGAGAAAGACTTGCCAAGAAAGTTGCTCCTTGGATTAACTTCGCTTTTTGCATCAATAACTGCTATCTTGATCTCATTCTGTGCTGCACATTTCTTTGTCCTCCGGGATAAATACAGGAATGCGGCAATTCCAATATACGGGGCAACATGCATACCTGTGGTGTTTTTTGCATTTAATCAGTTCCCTCTCTATGTTGATCTTATAAGGTCATACATCCAAAAGCTACCACTTCGTAGCTATAAGGTGTTTTATACTGATTCCTCAGAAGCAACTAGCTCAGATCAAAAGAAAGaaggtaaagaaaagaatgattGA